AAAAGAGCGCCAAGACCCGAATCAAGTACCAGGCATGGTAATTGCTGCATGCAAAAAAACTTAATATTTTTTTGAAGTTTGAAAAGAAAGGGCTGTCAAGGTGAAACGAATCTTTAAAAGAGAAGAAGAAGAGACCGAGATTGTTGATACAAGGACAGAAGAAATTGCCGCGCTGCGCGAAGCCGTGCTGGAGCAAAAAATGCCGGCCGAGGTTGAAAAAATTTTGCTTAAAGAGGTGGATCGGCTTGAAAAGATAAACCCGACTGCAGCAGAGTACACCATCGGGCTCAACCATATCGATTATGTAACCACCCTGCCCTGGAACCGTTACACCCAGGATAATCTTGACATCCAGCGCGCTGAAAGGATCCTGGACTCCGACCATTATGGGCTTGAGGAAATAAAGGAAAGAATTCTCGAACATCTGGCGGTTCGGCAGATGAAACTATCCCGGAAAAACACCATTCTTGTGGTGGATGACGAACAAATCACACGAATGAACTTAGAACATGTCCTGTCCAAGGAAGGCTATGAGGTCAGCACGGCTGAGGGCGGCACCCAGGCCCTGGAATTTCTAAAGAAAAAAACCGTAGATCTTGTAATCACGGATCTTAAAATGGATAAAATCGACGGCATGGCGCTTCTGGAAAGCATAAAGTCTACAAGTCCGTCCACAGAGGTGATTATCATCTCCGGCTATGCCACGGTGCTTACGGCCGTAGATGCCATCAAGCGAGGCTCTTTTCATTTTATTCCCAAACCCCTCAAACTTGATGACATCCGGGAGACCGTTAAAAAGGCCCTGGGGAAAAAAACAGGCCTTGTAGAAGCCAGGGGGCCTGTGATCTGCTTTGCCGGCCCTCCAGGCACAGGAAAAACCTCACTTGGCCAGTCCATTGCCCAAAGCCTGGAACGTAAATTTGTAAGGATTTCCCTTGCTGGCGTAAAAGATGAGGCCGACATCCGGGGACACAGGCGTTCCTATGCCGGTGCCCTTGCCGGACGGATTATCCAGGAGATTCGCCGGGCCGAATCTCTAAATCCCGTGCTCATGCTTGATGAAATCGACAAAATCGGACAGGATTTCAAAGGCGATCCTGCCTCTGCCCTGCTTGAGGTGCTGGACCCCCAGCAAAATTCAAAGTTCATTGACCATTACCTGGACATTCCCTTTGATCTTTCCAAGGTGATGTTCATTGCCACAGCCAATATGGTGGCACGAATTCCCGGACCGTTACTGGACCGGTTTGAGGTGATATCCATGTCCGGGTACACCATCGAAGAAAAAACACACATTGCCCAACGCCACCTGATCCCCCGGGCCATGGAGGAGACCGGGCTCTCGGGCTTTGATCTTGATTTTACGCAAGAGGCCCTTTGCGCCATCATCAGAGAACACACCAAAGAGGCCGGATTACGGGGCCTTGAACGCCAAATTTCGGCCATCTGCCGCAAAATTGCCCGGCGGTATCTCAATACGCCCAATGCCTCCCGGAAAATAAAAGTTGATGAACCTATCGTTGAAAATCTTTTGGGCCCTGCCAGATACCACTATGAAATTGCAGGGGCCCGGGACCGGGTAGGATGCGCCACAGGACTTGCCTGGACGGAAAGCGGCGGGGAGATTATCTTTGTTGAAACCACGCGGATGAGGGGGGCCGAACGTCTGATCCTCACCGGATATTTAGGCGAAGTCATGAAGGAATCGGCCCAGGCCGCCTTAAGTTACATCCGCAGCCACACGGAACAATTGGGCCTGGCCGCAGACTTTTTCCAGGGTCGGGATATCCATGTTCATGTGCCTTCCGGGGCCATTCCCAAGGACGGTCCATCTGCCGGGATGACCATCGCCGTGGCGTTAGTTTCTCTTTTAAAGGATATTCCCTGTCCCAGAGATATGGCCATGACAGGCGAGGTAACCTTAAGCGGCAGAATTCTTCCGGTGGGCGGTATCCGGGAAAAGTTGCTTGCTGCCAAAACAGCCGGAATCA
Above is a window of uncultured Desulfobacter sp. DNA encoding:
- the lon gene encoding endopeptidase La is translated as MKRIFKREEEETEIVDTRTEEIAALREAVLEQKMPAEVEKILLKEVDRLEKINPTAAEYTIGLNHIDYVTTLPWNRYTQDNLDIQRAERILDSDHYGLEEIKERILEHLAVRQMKLSRKNTILVVDDEQITRMNLEHVLSKEGYEVSTAEGGTQALEFLKKKTVDLVITDLKMDKIDGMALLESIKSTSPSTEVIIISGYATVLTAVDAIKRGSFHFIPKPLKLDDIRETVKKALGKKTGLVEARGPVICFAGPPGTGKTSLGQSIAQSLERKFVRISLAGVKDEADIRGHRRSYAGALAGRIIQEIRRAESLNPVLMLDEIDKIGQDFKGDPASALLEVLDPQQNSKFIDHYLDIPFDLSKVMFIATANMVARIPGPLLDRFEVISMSGYTIEEKTHIAQRHLIPRAMEETGLSGFDLDFTQEALCAIIREHTKEAGLRGLERQISAICRKIARRYLNTPNASRKIKVDEPIVENLLGPARYHYEIAGARDRVGCATGLAWTESGGEIIFVETTRMRGAERLILTGYLGEVMKESAQAALSYIRSHTEQLGLAADFFQGRDIHVHVPSGAIPKDGPSAGMTIAVALVSLLKDIPCPRDMAMTGEVTLSGRILPVGGIREKLLAAKTAGIKTVVFPAKNQAEIAALDDSLKQGINVITAGELDEVIQAVLGQAVIESAQAPLSQ